The genomic region TGTCACGCCACTGGTCCTCTTCGGAGTCTACCTCGGCTACTACGTGGGTGACGCGGTCGGCTATTCCAAGCCGATTCTGGCGATAATCTTCTCGACGATCGGTTTCCTGGTGGCTATGGCCATAGTCACGAAAGCGATAGTGAAGATTGTGGCGAGGACCAGCGCGCCTAAGGCTTGAGTTTGCTCAGGGCCTCTGACTTCGCCTTTTCGACCTTCGCCCTGACCTCGGCGACAGCCTCGTGATTGGCCGCTTCGACCTTCTCGACAGCGGACTTGAACTGCTCTTCCACGATTTCCTCGCTCATGCTGCCGCCTTCCTCTCGAGTATCTTCTTTACATGTTTTAGCCTGACGAACTCCTCTCTCTCCCTTTCTTCAAGGGTGGCTTGGATGAACCTGATCGATGTCTCATAGCGGGGTATGATCATGTACTCCAGGGCGTTCAGCAGCCTCTGGGTCTTCTCCAGCTCCTTTGCCAGTCTGAAGATTGCGTTCTCGAACTCGGCGGCCCTGAAGATGGAAGGCAGGACCTTCCTCATCTGTCTAGAAGCCCTGTCGACGGCCACGTTCGTATCTGCGAATCCGTATGTCATCCCCGTCTCCTTCTCCGAGAGCTTGAGGGACGGCACGTCCACGTCAACGACCCTCCTGACGCTCACCTCCGCCTCGACCATCGGCGGTGTGTTTGCTGCTATCCCCTCCAGCCTAAGCGGGCCGAGCTTGAGGTAGGCGTCGTAGAGTGCGAGGTATGCGTCGGAGAGAGGCTCCGATATCTCGTCGCGCGCCTTGCTCGCCTGCTGGATCATCTCGTCGAGCCTCTTGAGGAGCACGTCCCTCTTGTCGTCGAGGACCTTCTTCACCCTCCTCGCAGTCTGGAGCCGCCTCCTCGTGCCGATGAGTTCTATCTTTGTCGGGAGTACGTTGGAGCCTGAGGCGACTGACATTCCTACTCGGCCGACTTTTCCGCGACGTAGTACTTCTTGATGAACTCTTCCTTGATGTTCGTCAGCTCGCTCTGAGGGAGGATAGAGAGCGCCTCCCACGCGATGCGCAGTGTGTCCTCGAACGTCCTGTTCTCGTCGTAGCCCTGGTTCAGGTACCTCTGCTCGAAGTAGTCTCCGAACTTCAGATACTGCAGGTCCGAACCTGTCAGGCCGGACTTGCCGACTATCTCTGCCAGCGCCCTCAGCTCGACCGCCCTCGCGTACGCGTTGTAGAGCTGGTTGCCCACCTGGTGGTGGTCAGCCCTCGCCCTGCCTTCCTTGATTACGTGGCCGAGCGCCGGGCCCATCAGCCTGCTCAGGCTGGAGAGGACATAGACCGGAGGGTAGATGCCCTTCCTGAACAGCTCCCTCCCGAGGAAGATCTGGCCCTCCGTGATGTAACCCGTCAGGTCAGGGATCGGGTGGGTCACGTCGTCGCTCGGCATGGAGAGAATCGGCATCTGAGTTATGCTTCCCTTCCTTTCCTTGATTCTGCCTGCTCGCTCGTAGAGAGTCGCGAGGTCCGTGTAGAGATAGCCTGGGAAGCCCTTCCTTCCCGGGACCTCCTCCCTTGCAGCGGAGATCTCCCTGAGCGCCTCTGCGTAGTTGGTGATGTCGGTGATTATGACTAGCACGTGCATGCCCAGCTCGTAGGCGAGGTACTCAGCGGCAGTCAGGGCGACGCGCGGGGTGATGACTCGCTCGATCGCCGGGTCGTCGGCGAGGTTCAGGTACAGGACGCTCCTCCTGATCGCGCCAGACTCTGCGAGGGTCCGCTGGAAGAATATCGCATCGCTGCTTGACACACCGACTGCGGCGAAGACCACGGCGAACTCCTCGCCTTCGCCCACCACAGTCGCCTGCCTTGCGATTTGCGCTGCAAGGTTGTTGTGCGGCATTCCAGCGCCGGAGAAGATTGGGAGCTTCTGTCCTCTCACGAGAGTCAGCATCCCGTCGATGACAGAGACGCCGGTCTGAATCAGGTCGGTAGGATACTCCCTCCTCTCGGGATTGATCGGAGCACCGTTGACGTCGCGGAAGCTCTTTGCGACTGGTTCTGGGAGGCCGTCCAGCGGCTTGCCCAGCCCGTCGAAGACCCTGCCGAGCAGTTGGTCAGACACAGGAAGCTCCATCGTCCTGCCCAGGAACCTGGCCTTCGTTCCGCTTATCGAAAGTCCTGACGTTCCCTCGAACACCTGCACCACAGCCTTGCCGAACCCAGTCTCCAGGACCCTTGCGAGCCTCCTCCTTCCCTCGCTGTCCTCGATCTCGACTAGCTCGTCGAATGCGGCCTTCTCGACGCCATCGACGACGAGCAGCGGGCCCCTGATCTCCGCGACCTTGTTGTATTCGAGCCCGGACGAAGACCTGCTCACTTGACCTTGACCTCCTGGACGCCGGAGAGCGAGGCAAACTCGTCGTACATCTGTTTGACCAGTGCGTCGAGCTTGTCCAGCTCGTCGTTTGTGAGCGCGAACTTGGACCTGAGCATCGGGGCCGTAACCTGCATCGCCCTGATCTTCGCCAGCGGGACACCGTTCCTGAGAGCCTTCAGGGCCTCCTGGTAGAACTGGACGTACATCTTCATCATCTTGAGCTGCTTCTGCGGACTGCAGTAGGCGTCGGTGTTGTCGTAGGCGTTCTGCTGCAAGAAGCCTATCTGGATCATCCTTGCCACGTCGAGGATGAGCTTCTCCTCGTCAGGCAGGGCCTCGGGGCCGAGCAGCCTTACGATCTCCTTCAGTGCGTCCTCCCTCTGCAGGATGCCGTAGGCGTCGGACCTGATAGAAAGCCACTCCTTGTCAATCCTCTCGTTCCACCACTTGCTGACCGACTCGATGTAGCCGGAGTATGAGGTCATCCAGTTGATAGAGGGGTAGTGCCTGGAATAGGCGAGCCTCGCGTCGAGCGACCAGAACGTCCTGACAAACCTGATCGTCTGCGACGTGACCGGCTCTGTGAAGTCTCCACCTGCTGGGGAGACCGCGCCAATCAGGGTGATCGATCCAGTCCTTTCTGGCGTCCCGAGTACGTTGACCCTCCCGGCCCTCTCGTAGAACTCTGCCAGCCTGGAAGCGAGGTACGACGGGTATCCCTCCTCCGCGGGCATCTCCTCCAGCCTTCCGCTTATCTCGCGGAGAGCCTCTGCCCATCTGCTCGTGGAGTCTGCGACGAGTACTGTGTCGTAGCCCATGTCCCTGTAGTACTCTGCCATCGTCACGCCCGTGTAGATGCTCGCCTCTCTCGCGGCAACGGGCATGTTGCTGACGTTTGCGATGAGTATCGTCCTCTCCATCAGCGGCCTGCCGCTCTGCGGGTCGATCAGCTCGGGGAACTCGACGAGCACCTCGGTCATTTCGTTCCCGCGCTCACCGCAGCCAATATGGAAGACTACTTTCGCGTCTGCATATTTTGCCACACTGTGTAGGGTCACGGTTTTTCCGGTCCCGAACGCGCCGGGAATCGCGCCCGTCCCTCCTTTCGACATCGGGAAGAAACAGTCAAGCACCCTCTGGCCTGTCAGCAGAGGAATCTCTGGGTCGAGTCTTTCGCGAACCGGTCGAGGGGTCCTCACAGGCCACCTGTGGTAGAGCGTCAGTTCGAGCTTCTTACCATTCTTGTCTTCTGTTGTAACGACGGTCTCGTCGATTTTGAACTTTCCAACCTTCACCACGTCCTTGACCTTGGCCTTGGACGCTGTCGGCGGAACGAGTATTCTGTGCTCAATGAGCGGCGTCTCCTGGACCTTCCCGATCACGCTCCCTCCCCCTATCTCGTCGCCTGTCTTCACGATGGGCACGAACTCCCACAGCTTGTCAAACGGAATCGAGTTCGCTGTTACGCCCCTCGTGATGAACGCGCCTGCCTTCTTTGCGATGACGTCGAGGGGCCTCTGCAAACCGTCGTAGATGGTGCCCATCATGCCAGGCCCGAGAGTCGTCGACAGTGGTTGGCCGGTTCCCTCTACTGGTTCCCCGGGTCTGAGGCCGGAGGTCGATTCGTAAACCTGCACGAAGGCGATGTCTCCTGTCAGCTTGATTATTTCGCCTATGAGCTTCTCCTCGCCCACCGCCACGACCTCGTACATCTTCGCGGTGGACATCCCTGAAGCCTTGACCGCAGGACCGGAGATCCACTCGATTTTGCCTTTGACTGCCACGACGATTCCCTATTTCGTTGCCCGCTCCGAACGAGCCTTATATTTCTTAGTCGCTTTCGTCTACTGGGGGGAGCAACTGCCCGTCTGGTCTGTTTACCATCAGGTGAGGAACCAGAAAGTCTCAGCCAAGTTCATCACGAAACGCTCCCAGAGGGAGAGCTTCACGCCGGCCTCCCCCCAGGGAAAGGGGACCGAATACCTGTCTACGACTACCTTCATCACTTCATCGAGGTAGTCCCTTATCTGGTTGCTTGCTGGAGCGGCCGGACCCTCGTCGCTCATTTCCCAAGAGCCGTTGTAGGCAGTAGCGTTCAGCTCCCACATGTGCTGGCCCTTTCCGGCCGGGTTGTAGCTGCCGCC from Nitrososphaerales archaeon harbors:
- a CDS encoding V-type ATP synthase subunit B codes for the protein MSRSSSGLEYNKVAEIRGPLLVVDGVEKAAFDELVEIEDSEGRRRLARVLETGFGKAVVQVFEGTSGLSISGTKARFLGRTMELPVSDQLLGRVFDGLGKPLDGLPEPVAKSFRDVNGAPINPERREYPTDLIQTGVSVIDGMLTLVRGQKLPIFSGAGMPHNNLAAQIARQATVVGEGEEFAVVFAAVGVSSSDAIFFQRTLAESGAIRRSVLYLNLADDPAIERVITPRVALTAAEYLAYELGMHVLVIITDITNYAEALREISAAREEVPGRKGFPGYLYTDLATLYERAGRIKERKGSITQMPILSMPSDDVTHPIPDLTGYITEGQIFLGRELFRKGIYPPVYVLSSLSRLMGPALGHVIKEGRARADHHQVGNQLYNAYARAVELRALAEIVGKSGLTGSDLQYLKFGDYFEQRYLNQGYDENRTFEDTLRIAWEALSILPQSELTNIKEEFIKKYYVAEKSAE
- a CDS encoding V-type ATP synthase subunit A, with the protein product MAVKGKIEWISGPAVKASGMSTAKMYEVVAVGEEKLIGEIIKLTGDIAFVQVYESTSGLRPGEPVEGTGQPLSTTLGPGMMGTIYDGLQRPLDVIAKKAGAFITRGVTANSIPFDKLWEFVPIVKTGDEIGGGSVIGKVQETPLIEHRILVPPTASKAKVKDVVKVGKFKIDETVVTTEDKNGKKLELTLYHRWPVRTPRPVRERLDPEIPLLTGQRVLDCFFPMSKGGTGAIPGAFGTGKTVTLHSVAKYADAKVVFHIGCGERGNEMTEVLVEFPELIDPQSGRPLMERTILIANVSNMPVAAREASIYTGVTMAEYYRDMGYDTVLVADSTSRWAEALREISGRLEEMPAEEGYPSYLASRLAEFYERAGRVNVLGTPERTGSITLIGAVSPAGGDFTEPVTSQTIRFVRTFWSLDARLAYSRHYPSINWMTSYSGYIESVSKWWNERIDKEWLSIRSDAYGILQREDALKEIVRLLGPEALPDEEKLILDVARMIQIGFLQQNAYDNTDAYCSPQKQLKMMKMYVQFYQEALKALRNGVPLAKIRAMQVTAPMLRSKFALTNDELDKLDALVKQMYDEFASLSGVQEVKVK
- a CDS encoding V-type ATP synthase subunit D, which gives rise to MSVASGSNVLPTKIELIGTRRRLQTARRVKKVLDDKRDVLLKRLDEMIQQASKARDEISEPLSDAYLALYDAYLKLGPLRLEGIAANTPPMVEAEVSVRRVVDVDVPSLKLSEKETGMTYGFADTNVAVDRASRQMRKVLPSIFRAAEFENAIFRLAKELEKTQRLLNALEYMIIPRYETSIRFIQATLEEREREEFVRLKHVKKILERKAAA